A genomic region of Daphnia carinata strain CSIRO-1 chromosome 5, CSIRO_AGI_Dcar_HiC_V3, whole genome shotgun sequence contains the following coding sequences:
- the LOC130696961 gene encoding stress-associated endoplasmic reticulum protein 2-like — protein MVASQRMKVANEKASKYVTMRGNVPKSSKANEDSSPVGPWLLGLFVFVVCGSAVFQIIQSIRMA, from the exons ATGGTTGCTTCACAAAGAATGAAGGTGGCTAACGAAAAAGCCAGCAAATACGTCACCATGAGAGGAAACGTCCCCAAGTCAagc AAAGCCAATGAAGATTCCTCCCCTGTTGGCCCATGGCTCTTGGGtctgtttgtgtttgttgtcTGTGGATCAG cTGTGTTTCAAATCATCCAAAGCATCCGTATGGCATAG
- the LOC130696950 gene encoding RNA-binding protein 1-like isoform X1 produces MSRHREWDLKCKVYVGNLGNNTARGDLEASFSKYGALKNVWVARNPPGFAFVEYEDPRDAEDAVRAMDGSRICGSRVRVEMSSGRARERNGPRGGGGGGDRGGDRSRGGPRGGADFRGRSRSPVRRRPTRSPSRSPPPRRRASRSFSRERRSRSNSYGYDREKD; encoded by the exons aTGTCGCGCCATCGTGAGTGGGATCTGAAGTGTAAAGTGTATGTTGGAAATTTGGGCAACAACACAGCTAGAGGAGACTTGGAAGCATCATTTAGCAAGTATGGTGCCCTGAAGAACGTCTGGGTTGCTAGGAACCCTCCAGGCTTTGCATTTGTTGAATATGAAGACCCTAGAGATGCTGAAGATGCAGTTCGTGCCATGGATGGATC GAGAATTTGTGGTTCTCGTGTTAGGGTAGAGATGTCTTCTGGCAGAGCTAGGGAAAGGAATGGACCAagaggaggtggtggaggtggCGACCGCGGCGGGGACCGTTCCCGCGGTGGCCCGCGTGGCGGTGCCGATTTCCGCGGAAG GTCCCGATCGCCCGTACGTCGTCGGCCTACCCGCAGCCCATCACGCTCTCCTCCTCCACGGCGCCGAGCTTCCCGCTCCTTCTCTCGCGAAAGACG ATCCCGCTCCAACAGCTATGGATACGACCGTGAAAAGGATTAA
- the LOC130696950 gene encoding RNA-binding protein 1-like isoform X2, with protein MSRHREWDLKCKVYVGNLGNNTARGDLEASFSKYGALKNVWVARNPPGFAFVEYEDPRDAEDAVRAMDGSRICGSRVRVEMSSGRARERNGPRGGGGGGDRGGDRSRGGPRGGADFRGRSRSPVRRRPTRSPSRSPPPRRRASRSFSRERRYY; from the exons aTGTCGCGCCATCGTGAGTGGGATCTGAAGTGTAAAGTGTATGTTGGAAATTTGGGCAACAACACAGCTAGAGGAGACTTGGAAGCATCATTTAGCAAGTATGGTGCCCTGAAGAACGTCTGGGTTGCTAGGAACCCTCCAGGCTTTGCATTTGTTGAATATGAAGACCCTAGAGATGCTGAAGATGCAGTTCGTGCCATGGATGGATC GAGAATTTGTGGTTCTCGTGTTAGGGTAGAGATGTCTTCTGGCAGAGCTAGGGAAAGGAATGGACCAagaggaggtggtggaggtggCGACCGCGGCGGGGACCGTTCCCGCGGTGGCCCGCGTGGCGGTGCCGATTTCCGCGGAAG GTCCCGATCGCCCGTACGTCGTCGGCCTACCCGCAGCCCATCACGCTCTCCTCCTCCACGGCGCCGAGCTTCCCGCTCCTTCTCTCGCGAAAGACG ATATTACTAG
- the LOC130696920 gene encoding microprocessor complex subunit DGCR8-like, with protein sequence MEGMENSLSDSQLLHDVDPDDPEGDELYKDFSNMREFHVLDEIVETNANDDDECKENSETDFSSSNEADSEEDYDIQDEEIDAMLEEGLPEEMKCRKRFKKADGSSKPSANGDASMAYEEKEKIVLEEKGKNHFEVLPENWVQVTHNSGMPIYLHKPTRVCTLAKPYFLGPGSARKHAVPISAVPCLHYQRAKEKEEKKAEELSKASNNTTEDGATPIVPEIPCARIESVQENQAAHSLNGVQLREYCCKRFDFKTVRLMRFKTWAARRKHTKLRKQRQVYPLTNTALNEDRRSVTGTNHSADEDEDVKLSKTAELGRPTLPKGTKLITFPIGHSIPTTHNDPTTQTEGQSTGGGTNGGSRREWIMNPAGKSYVCILHEYVQHALKKQPAYTFKEIENAATPYSATVLINGMQYGTGVGSSKKAAKAEAAKATLEVLIPQMKEKILDEAEPGHKGPNHQSDLDLSFFNEIRIEDPRVAELCAKTSEPSPYAILLTCLQRNFGLGDKNVKYELKTLKHQKNEVIMTVGKHTVQVPCKNKRDGKQRAAQAILQALHPHISSWGSLLRLYGSHSLKTVKEKKQEEQQITLLQSKAAVNAPNYAILNKLRQEMLKLRQMREAVQPIGRFIPPDDVGMPSTSGADLKNVDL encoded by the exons atggaGGGTATGGAAAATTCTTTGAGTGATTCGCAGTTGCTTCATGATGTGGATCCAGACGACCCAGAAGGAGATGAGCTGTACAAAGATTTTAGTAATATGCGAGAGTTTCATGTATTGGATGAAATTGTGGAAACAAATGCAAACGATGATGATGAGTGCAAGGAAAATTCAGAAACAGATTTTAGTAGTTCTAATGAAGCAGACAGTGAAGAAGATTATGATATTCAAGATGAAGAAATAGATGCTATGCTAGAGGAAG GTTTGCCGGAGGAAATGAAATGCAGAAAAAGATTCAAAAAAGCAGATGGTAGTTCCAAACCATCAGCCAATGGTGATGCAAGCATGGCATAtgaggaaaaggaaaaaattgttCTTGAGG AAAAGggtaaaaatcattttgaagTTTTGCCGGAGAACTGGGTCCAAGTGACGCATAACAGTGGAATGCCCATCTACCTACACAAGCCAACACGCGTTTGCACGCTCGCCAAACCCTATTTTCTCGGACCTGGAAGTGCCAGG AAACACGCAGTACCAATCAGCGCAGTACCTTGTCTTCATTACCAAAGAgccaaagagaaagaggaaaagaaagccGAAGAGTTATCAAAAGCCTCAAATAACACAACAGAAGACGGGGCCACACCTATTGTTCCCGAGATTCCCTGTGCTCGCATCGAGTCAGTTCAAGAGAACCAAGCGGCGCATTCACTCAATGGAGTTCAACTGCGCGAGTACTGTTGTAAGCGGTTCGATTTCAAGACCGTCCGTCTTATGCGGTTCAA AACATGGGCAGCTAGACGAAAGCATACCAAGCTGCGAAAGCAACGACAAGTTTACCCCCTCACGAATACTGCCTTGAACGAAGACAGGAGATCTGTGACTGGCACGAATCATAGTGCTGATGAGGATGAGGATGTCAAACTTTCGAAAACAGCCGAACTGGGCCGGCCAACTTTGCCTAAAGGAACCAAGCTAATAACTTTCCCAATCGGACATTCCATACCTACTACCCACAATGACCCTACCACCCAGACAGAGGGTCAAAGTACGGGTGGTGGAACCAATGG AGGGTCGCGAAGAGAGTGGATTATGAACCCCGCGGGAAAGAGCTACGTTTGTATCTTACACGAATACGTACAACACGCGCTAAAAAAGCAACCTGCTTATACATTTAAGGAAATCG AGAATGCAGCTACACCGTATAGTGCAACAGTGTTAATCAATGGTATGCAGTATGGCACGGGAGTTGGATCGAGCAAGAAGGCTGCCAAGGCCGAAGCAGCAAAGGCAACGCTAGAAGTTCTCATTCCACAAATGAAGGAAAAGATATTGGACGAAGCTGAACCAGGACACAAGGGACCAAATCATCAATCTGACCTAGACCTTTCC TTCTTCAACGAAATTCGGATTGAGGATCCTCGTGTTGCCGAATTGTGTGCCAAAACAAGTGAGCCATCTCCATATGCCATACTGCTCACATGTCTTCAAAG AAACTTTGGTTTGGGCGATAAAAACGTTAAGTACGAACTGAAAACCCTCAAACATCAGAAGAACGAAGTAATTATGACGGTTGGAAAGCACACTGTTCAAGTACCATGTAAGAATAAAAGAGATGGTAAACAGAGGGCAGCCCAGGCTATTCTCCAG GCACTGCACCCACACATCTCCAGTTGGGGTTCACTGTTGCGTCTTTACGGTTCCCATTCGCTTAAAACGGTCAAAGAGAAGAAGCAAGAAGAACAACAGATCACTTTACTGCAGAGCAAAGCAGCCGTCAATGCACCAAATTATGCCATTTTGAACAAATTGAGACAAGAAATGCTGAAGCTCAGGCAAATGAGG gaagCTGTACAGCCGATAGGCCGTTTTATTCCGCCCGATGATGTAGGTATGCCTTCAACGTCCGGCGCAGATCTAAAAAATGTCGATCTCTAA
- the LOC130696943 gene encoding transport and Golgi organization protein 2-like, translated as MCILFVYVNPNPEPGGYKIILASNRDESLSRPALPAHEWLPNHGGVYGGIDMQPGKEGGTWLAMNKHGRIGVLLNVGQSYSETAVIADPSSGRGFYAVEWVTNMKKDMQGIFDIVKEKHGNREQTFRLVAFDTNREPKVGTLTYAGSKYDGFLEEFLPPGIHALGNNAPDITWNKVVNGKKEFESIIKKTVSWNNRQDLLDSLIRLLGSKEKHWPDPGIVQQMKGSDFVMECLSAIFVDISRFYGTRTQTVILVSSENEALFYERTMEGAPGNQPVAWIENHHAFNLETE; from the exons AtgtgtattttatttgtttatgtGAATCCAAACCCTGAACCTGGGGGTTACAAAATAATTCTAGCAAGTAATCGGGACGAATCGCTGTCTAGGCCTGCTCTACCTGCACATGAATGGTTGCCAAACCATGGTGGAGTATATGGAG gaATTGATATGCAACCTGGTAAAGAAGGTGGGACTTGGTTGGCTATGAACAAACATGGAAGAATTGGTGTTCTTTTAAATGTTGGACAAAGTTACAGTGAAACAGCTGTTATTGCTGACCCATCTTCTGGAAGAGGTTTTTATGCAGTTGAATGGGTCACGAATATGAAAAAGGATATGCAAGGAATATTCGATATCGTTAAAGAGAAACATGGAAACCGTGAACAGACCTTTAGACTTGTCGCATTTGATACAAA TAGGGAACCGAAAGTAGGAACGCTTACTTACGCGGGTAGTAAGTATGATGGATTTCTCGAGGAATTTCTGCCTCCTGGAATACATGCATTGGGAAATAATGCCCCTGACATTACTTGGAATAAGGTAGtcaatgggaaaaaggaatttgaatccatcattaaaaaaactgtttcatGGAACAACAGACAAGACCTTTTAGACTCTCTTATTAGGCTGTTGGGAAGCAAGGAAAA ACATTGGCCAGATCCTGGAATTGTACAACAGATGAAAGGTTCAGATTTCGTTATGGAATGTTTAAGTGCCATATTTGTGGACATTTCTAGGTTTTATGGGACCAG AACACAAACTGTGATTTTAGTCAGTTCTGAGAACGAGGCACTATTTTACGAAAGAACAATGGAAGGTGCTCCGGGCAATCAACCAGTTGCTTGGATTGAAAACCACCATGCATTTAATTTAGAAACCGAGTAA
- the LOC130696937 gene encoding arginine/serine-rich coiled-coil protein 2-like isoform X2, producing MAGLVDYGVDSDRESNESPNNQSSSSVSQKRSETKPLPNDALKRTKETSYDKESRSSKSGHSNEVHKSSSSSSKHRDIDRHHKHRKRSRSRNRSRDRSSHSRKRSRSKERKEHHRDERKKRCRSKSRSRSRSSSVNRKDRKSSRRTRSQERREKKAATIARMGLDVTNVAASLAMPSAETKHPSLTNLSPIKQTSQFTSSAVGSSSAVSSAVQAAAQQVLQSRVAEAQQVTGVALPSFYNPAAVNPMKYAQQIQKRKLLWANKEKNEPPATSTAKLWEATAFTQDQDGKMTAKFKRLMGIKHDPSEGAAGPSRAVDDRQPESAADVLKKQQELFASLDQQYQVARATTHTQRGLGLGFGSANSSYPR from the exons ATGGCGGGGTTAGTAGATTACGGCGTCGATAGCGATAGAGAAAGTAATGAGAGCCCTAACAATCAGAGTTCTTCTTCC GTGAGCCAAAAACGGAGCGAAACGAAGCCTCTGCCTAACGACGCTTTGAAGAGGACAAAAGAAACCTCTTACGACAAGGAATCCAGATCTTCAAAATCTGGGCACTCCAACGAG GTCCATAAAAGTAGCAGTTCTAGTTCCAAGCACAGAGACATTGATCGACATCACAAGCATAGAAAACGAAGCAGAAGCAGGAACAGAAGTAGGGACAGAAGCAGTCACAGCAGGAAGCGGTCTAGATCCAAAGAGCGTAAGGAACACCATCGTGATgaaag GAAAAAGAGATGTCGGTCTAAGTCTCGATCCAGATCTCGTTCTTCAAGTGTGAACAGAAAAGATAGAAAATCTTCTCGTCGAACGCGTAGTCAAGAAAGACGGGAAAAGAAAGCTG CTACGATTGCACGCATGGGATTGGATGTGACCAATGTGGCTGCAAGTTTAGCCATGCCTTCGGCCGAAACTAAACATCCTTCGCTGACGAACTTGTCACCCATTAAACAAACTTCTCAATTTACCTCATCCGCTGTCGGATCGTCGTCAGCAGTGTCATCAGCTGTTCAGGCTGCAGCTCAGCAAGTACTGCAAAGCAGAGTAGCTGAGGCGCAACAAGTTACTGGGGTGGCGTTGCCTTCCTTCTATAATCCAGCAGCTGTGAATCCCATGAAATACGCTCAGCAAATACAGAAGAGGAAATTGTTGTGGGCAAACAAG GAGAAAAATGAGCCGCCCGCCACATCTACTGCCAAACTTTGGGAAGCAACGGCCTTCACGCAAGATCAAGACGGAAAAATGACAGCCAAGTTCAAACGCCTCATGGGCATCAAGCATGATCCATCTGAAGGAG CTGCTGGTCCGTCACGGGCAGTTGATGATCGACAACCCGAATCTGCAGCTGATGTATTGAAGAAGCAGCAAGAGCTTTTCGCATCACTGGATCAACAATATCAGGTTGCCAGAGCCACAACACATACTCAGAGGGGTCTTGGTCTCGGTTTTGGTTCGGCGAATTCTTCGTATCCCCGCTGA
- the LOC130696937 gene encoding arginine/serine-rich coiled-coil protein 2-like isoform X1 has translation MAGLVDYGVDSDRESNESPNNQSSSSVSQKRSETKPLPNDALKRTKETSYDKESRSSKSGHSNEVHKSSSSSSKHRDIDRHHKHRKRSRSRNRSRDRSSHSRKRSRSKERKEHHRDERKKRCRSKSRSRSRSSSVNRKDRKSSRRTRSQERREKKAATIARMGLDVTNVAASLAMPSAETKHPSLTNLSPIKQTSQFTSSAVGSSSAVSSAVQAAAQQVLQSRVAEAQQVTGVALPSFYNPAAVNPMKYAQQIQKRKLLWANKEKNEPPATSTAKLWEATAFTQDQDGKMTAKFKRLMGIKHDPSEGAAAGPSRAVDDRQPESAADVLKKQQELFASLDQQYQVARATTHTQRGLGLGFGSANSSYPR, from the exons ATGGCGGGGTTAGTAGATTACGGCGTCGATAGCGATAGAGAAAGTAATGAGAGCCCTAACAATCAGAGTTCTTCTTCC GTGAGCCAAAAACGGAGCGAAACGAAGCCTCTGCCTAACGACGCTTTGAAGAGGACAAAAGAAACCTCTTACGACAAGGAATCCAGATCTTCAAAATCTGGGCACTCCAACGAG GTCCATAAAAGTAGCAGTTCTAGTTCCAAGCACAGAGACATTGATCGACATCACAAGCATAGAAAACGAAGCAGAAGCAGGAACAGAAGTAGGGACAGAAGCAGTCACAGCAGGAAGCGGTCTAGATCCAAAGAGCGTAAGGAACACCATCGTGATgaaag GAAAAAGAGATGTCGGTCTAAGTCTCGATCCAGATCTCGTTCTTCAAGTGTGAACAGAAAAGATAGAAAATCTTCTCGTCGAACGCGTAGTCAAGAAAGACGGGAAAAGAAAGCTG CTACGATTGCACGCATGGGATTGGATGTGACCAATGTGGCTGCAAGTTTAGCCATGCCTTCGGCCGAAACTAAACATCCTTCGCTGACGAACTTGTCACCCATTAAACAAACTTCTCAATTTACCTCATCCGCTGTCGGATCGTCGTCAGCAGTGTCATCAGCTGTTCAGGCTGCAGCTCAGCAAGTACTGCAAAGCAGAGTAGCTGAGGCGCAACAAGTTACTGGGGTGGCGTTGCCTTCCTTCTATAATCCAGCAGCTGTGAATCCCATGAAATACGCTCAGCAAATACAGAAGAGGAAATTGTTGTGGGCAAACAAG GAGAAAAATGAGCCGCCCGCCACATCTACTGCCAAACTTTGGGAAGCAACGGCCTTCACGCAAGATCAAGACGGAAAAATGACAGCCAAGTTCAAACGCCTCATGGGCATCAAGCATGATCCATCTGAAGGAG CAGCTGCTGGTCCGTCACGGGCAGTTGATGATCGACAACCCGAATCTGCAGCTGATGTATTGAAGAAGCAGCAAGAGCTTTTCGCATCACTGGATCAACAATATCAGGTTGCCAGAGCCACAACACATACTCAGAGGGGTCTTGGTCTCGGTTTTGGTTCGGCGAATTCTTCGTATCCCCGCTGA
- the LOC130696957 gene encoding uncharacterized protein LOC130696957: MATLQYHQQQQQQRYYNTLGGQSSSGQNRPPTMQRRRSQGQQEDGPTPICRCRVLYLGSAVPQVTKDGLQGIQEPLRELYPEGGAMGAKGIDSWLSVWSNGLLLENVDENHQRVTRFFPIDSLHYCAAVRYVLVPSTSPSAAGGGTGGGGSAAGSELGVGRMARFLPLDSPFARHPNIHHPPLFACIMRRTTGIKVLECHVFICKRETAANALVRCCFHAYADSTYAHHLEEEEQQGQQQGKNSSKSTRPGTGRPSNGSAVVVSAESDTTLNSIEKVETWKLYQQQQQQQQLSNGQSPKVAPEETAREGSTSSHGMGSASVSMLILDHGSADEDNASSILNGDQNHKIWLPSASNSAGVPRRLAASGPVAPVADMYGGGNQDTNTMRSVRSSASSMMPNTLQTRSSRPRQILAPFAAPPPPPPLVQPTGLDEPDSKLLAKKMRKKRIGGRLGGSDVDDMSSVATGPINGGRRSSHSVFNFPIHRGGGGGGHPGMPPPPGYPMSYPFFPGQRQPPPPPPHGAYLVPMPIPLPAHISTNGKKSKGLKFGTFSARGVGKKMKTKNLQHPPGSMMFLPPHHLGQNPGPPVMAPPPMALGLPVPMMAPPLSMRRGSMMTTSAEEPIYMPSQVRPLSPIASYAPAHFPHEAYLMQQHYTTLVQQPNKGSTNQTTLTKLKKKDKMKKKMMMQQQQQMQPLHPLQMDPAQMSAMDGMSLHGEEVSLNSQSGGGGIYRKGHLNERAFSYSIRQEHRSRSYSSLAGLGVGGGSSGGGAATYPSGPEDLRAHDKKERELIQMVHDLDLSGDDLERSEVPLAMYPHHHRQQPR, encoded by the exons ATGGCCACTCTGCAGtaccaccagcagcagcagcagcaacgtTACTACAACACTCTTGGAGGACAGTCTTCTTCGGGACAGAACAGGCCACCCACAATGCAGCGCAGAAGGAGTCAGGGCCAGCAAGAAGATGGCCCGACTCCCATCTGCCGCTGCAGAGTGCTCTACCTGGGCTCAGCCGTTCCCCAAGTCACCAAAGATGGCCTTCAAGGCATCCAG GAACCCTTAAGGGAACTTTATCCCGAGGGAGGTGCGATGGGCGCCAAAGGAATCGACTCGTGGCTGTCTGTGTGGAGCAACGGTTTGCTGCTGGAGAATGTGGACGAGAACCACCAGCGCGTGACTCGATTCTTCCCCATCGATTCTCTGCACTATTGCGCCGCCGTGCGCTACGTTCTGGTCCCGTCCACCTCTCCGTCAGCAGCCGGTGGGGGGACTGGTGGCGGTGGCAGCGCAGCGGGATCGGAATTGGGCGTCGGAAGAATGGCCCGCTTCCTTCCGCTCGACTCGCCGTTCGCCCGACACCCCAACATCCACCACCCGCCGCTTTTCGCCTGCATCATGCGCCGCACGACCGGCATCAAAGTCCTCGAGTGTCACGTCTTCATCTGCAAACGCGAAACGGCCGCCAACGCTCTGGTCCGGTGCTGTTTTCACGCCTACGCCGACTCGACTTATGCCCACCACCTCGAAGAGGAGGAGCAACAGGGACAACAACAAGGCAAAAATTCATCCAAAAGCACGAGACCAGGAACTGGACGGCCCAGCAATGGCTCGGCGGTCGTCGTCAGCGCAGAATCTGACACGACCCTTAACTCTATTGAAAAGGTCGAGACATGGAAACTctaccaacaacaacagcaacaacaacagttaTCTAACGGCCAGTCGCCTAAAGTGGCGCCGGAGGAGACGGCCAGAGAGGGCAGCACGAGCAGCCACGGAATGGGCAGCGCGTCCGTCTCGATGTTGATCCTCGACCACGGATCGGCCGACGAGGATAACGCCTCCTCCATCCTCAACGGAGACCAGAACCACAAGATCTGGTTGCCTTCGGCCAGCAACTCGGCTGGAGTGCCTCGCCGTTTGGCCGCTTCCGGCCCAGTTGCGCCCGTTGCAGACATGTACGGCGGTGGCAACCAAGACACGAACACGATGAGGAGCGTCCGCTCTTCCGCCTCTTCCATGATGCCCAACACGTTGCAGACGAGGTCGTCCCGTCCCAGACAGATTTTAGCTCCCTTTGCTGCTCCGCCACCACCGCCTCCCCTAGTGCAGCCGACGGGCTTGGACGAGCCGGACAGCAAGTTGTTGGCGAAGAAAATGCGAAAGAAACGGATTGGAGGTCGTTTAGGTGGAAGCGATGTTGATGACATGTCTTCCGTAGCGACTGGGCCCATCAATGGCGGCCGCCGAAGTTCACACAGCGTTTTCAATTTCCCCATTCATCGTGGGGGAGGAGGGGGAGGTCACCCTGGTATGCCACCACCTCCGGGCTATCCCATGAGTTACCCGTTTTTTCCTGGCCAACGCCAACCGCCGCCACCACCGCCACACGGGGCTTATCTCGTTCCCATGCCTATCCCATTGCCCGCGCACATTTCCACCAACGGGAAAAAGTCAAAAGGCTTAAAATTCGGCACTTTTAGCGCCCGTGGCGTtggcaagaaaatgaaaacgaaaaatcttcAACATCCGCCCGGAAGCATGATGTTTCTTCCACCCCACCATCTTGGCCAAAATCCCGGGCCGCCTGTTATGGCTCCGCCACCCATGGCGTTGGGTTTGCCTGTGCCGATGATGGCCCCACCGCTGTCGATGCGACGGGGCTCGATGATGACGACGTCGGCCGAAGAGCCCATCTACATGCCGAGTCAAGTCCGTCCGCTCAGCCCCATCGCCTCGTACGCTCCGGCCCATTTCCCGCACGAGGCCTATCTGATGCAGCAACACTACACGACGCTGGTCCAGCAGCCCAACAAAGGCTCTACCAACCAGACGACGTTGACGAAACTCAAGAAAAAGGacaagatgaagaagaagatgatgatgcaacaacaacagcaaatgcAGCCACTTCATCCGCTGCAAATGGATCCGGCCCAAATGAGCGCGATGGACGGAATGAGTTTACATGGCGAGGAAGTGTCTTTGAATAGCCAGTCGGGCGGTGGAGGCATTTACCGCAAAGGCCATTTGAACGAGAGAGCCTTTTCATATTCAATCCGGCAGGAGCATCGATCACGCTCTTATAGCTCCTTGGCTGGCCTGGGAGTTGGAGGAGGAAGTTCGGGTGGCGGTGCGGCTACGTATCCATCTGGACCCGAGGACCTGCGTGCTCACGACAAGAAGGAACGCGAGCTGATTCAGATGGTTCACGATCTGGATCTGTCGGGCGATGACCTGGAGCGTTCCGAAGTGCCCCTAGCCATGTACCCACATCACCATCGGCAGCAGCCACGTTGA